One Amblyomma americanum isolate KBUSLIRL-KWMA chromosome 8, ASM5285725v1, whole genome shotgun sequence DNA window includes the following coding sequences:
- the LOC144101964 gene encoding uncharacterized protein LOC144101964: MALKGPRMSTVQEEMLLDFLEQHSFLARASTELSRSLTAARRRTLWDEITEALNRAGPAVKTAEHWRQSWRQICCRKRAELAHLRAGQGGTGGGQLPGSGGRVMHLLGLASAEGVGEDFFLIVRPQPQPPAGAAAAPPPVPPPSPPAAAPSPPLPPPPPASLAAAAPSSVQLAAMSDDSSGVDSVLLGELLGEELSSVVEPGSSTCTSGSPNRRHDWCSSCRPQQRSRWRLLSRSHGDRTRPNTRCWRTVSGCSPCCSATILSRRDSHPKCVFSAIFLLSTAEKHKSFVCSLFFPPSARRRHCTHMLFFTFS, encoded by the exons ATGGCGCTGAAGGGACCCCGCATGTCCACTGTCCAAGAGGAGATGCTGCTCGATTTTCTCGAGCAGCATTCCTTCTTGGCACGGGCCTCGACGGAGCTATCGCGGTCGTTGACGGCGGCCCGGAGGCGCACGCTCTGGGATGAGATTACCGAAGCGCTGAACCGCGCGGGCCCGGCTGTCAAGACAGCGGAGCATTGGCGGCAGTCTTGGCGTCAAATCTGCTGCCGCAAAAGGGCGGAACTGGCCCATCTGCGGGCCGGCCAAGG TGGCACTGGAGGTGGTCAGCTGCCGGGTTCCGGAGGCCGTGTGATGCACCTTCTGGGGTTGGCCAGCGCCGAGGGTGTGGGGGAGGACTTTTTCCTCATTGTCAGGCCACAG CCCCAGCCTCCTGCAGGAGCAGCCGCAGCACCACCTCCAGTGCCACCACCATCACCCCCAGCAGCAGCACCATcaccaccactgccaccaccaccaccagcctcaCTAGCGGCAGCTGCACCATCATCGGTGCAGTTGGCAGCAATGTCAG ACGACAGCAGCGGCGTCGACAGTGTGCTGCTGGGAGAGCTCCTCGGTGAGGAACTGAGCAGCGTAGTCG AGCCAGGCAGCAGCACTTGCACCAGCGGCAGCCCAAACCGTCGCCATGACTGGTGCAGCAGCTGCAGACCGCAGCAACGCAGCAGATGGCGGCTGTTGTCGCGGAGTCACGGGGACAGGACTCGGCCGAACACCAGATGCTGGCGGACTGTGTCGGGATGCTCACCCTGCTGCTCCGCGACAATACTCAGCCGCCGGGACAGTCATCCTAAATGTGTTTTTTCGGCGATTTTTTTACTTTCTACTGCTGAAAAGCACAAAAGTTTTGTTTGTAGTTTATTTTTTCCACCTTCTGCCAGGCGCAGGCACTGCACACATATGTTGTTTTTTACTTTCTCCTAG